The proteins below come from a single Streptomyces tubercidicus genomic window:
- a CDS encoding alpha/beta hydrolase → MRAARLRRGLAMALTACSIVVTVAAAARSTVPGTPVQSRLPALRPDTLAARYAANHRFITASRRAAHDMGDDGRAGVLGRLARKDRHFLSFSPRGDGQVVEVLGDLAHADRIAVVVPGSDTTVDTFDQLGTVYASLHGGAGALHAEMTKLQPDRKTAVVAWYGYPAPRTMSRDIVSTDRALDGGRRLAGLVGDLRKVNASAPVSLLCHSYGSVVCATALRRMDAPEESSLADVVLFGSPGTGVRSRAGLRTRVPVWAGRGATDWIEGVPHVSLDLLGEQVGFGTDPVTEAFGARIFPAGPGSHSDYLRPGGLPLRNISLIALGRGTEVSDD, encoded by the coding sequence CCGGGTACGCCGGTGCAGTCCCGGCTCCCAGCGCTGCGGCCGGACACCCTGGCGGCGCGGTACGCGGCCAACCACCGCTTCATCACCGCGTCCCGGCGCGCGGCCCACGACATGGGTGACGACGGCCGGGCCGGAGTCCTCGGCCGGCTGGCCCGGAAGGACCGGCACTTCCTCTCCTTCAGTCCGCGTGGCGACGGCCAGGTCGTCGAGGTGCTCGGCGACCTGGCCCACGCCGACCGGATCGCCGTCGTGGTGCCCGGCTCGGACACCACCGTCGACACCTTCGATCAACTGGGCACCGTCTACGCCTCGTTGCACGGCGGCGCCGGTGCGCTGCACGCCGAGATGACGAAGCTCCAGCCGGACCGGAAGACCGCGGTGGTGGCCTGGTACGGCTACCCGGCGCCCCGCACGATGAGCCGGGACATCGTCTCCACCGACCGCGCACTGGACGGCGGACGCCGACTGGCCGGGCTGGTCGGGGACTTGCGGAAGGTGAACGCCTCGGCCCCGGTGTCCCTGCTCTGTCACTCCTACGGCTCCGTGGTGTGCGCGACCGCCCTGCGCCGTATGGACGCGCCGGAGGAGTCCTCCCTCGCGGATGTGGTGCTCTTCGGCAGCCCCGGCACGGGCGTACGCTCCCGGGCCGGACTCCGCACCCGCGTCCCGGTCTGGGCGGGCCGGGGAGCGACCGACTGGATCGAGGGCGTCCCCCACGTCAGCCTCGATCTGCTGGGCGAACAGGTCGGGTTCGGCACCGACCCCGTCACCGAAGCGTTCGGCGCGCGGATCTTCCCCGCGGGCCCCGGCAGCCACAGCGACTATCTCCGCCCCGGCGGACTCCCGCTGCGCAACATATCCCTGATCGCGCTCGGCCGGGGCACGGAGGTCTCCGATGACTGA